The Miscanthus floridulus cultivar M001 chromosome 6, ASM1932011v1, whole genome shotgun sequence genomic interval TGTGCTTGTACTTCGTTTCCTGCATGTAATCCGTCTGAACAGACCTCTGCATTCCTGCCATCGTTTCTACTTTCATAAGACTGGAATAATTTTAAGTGCTGTGCTGTTGCTTTCACTCCTAGCTGTCGGTCGTCCTCTGTTGCCTCTGTTGCCTTTGGGCCAAATGGTTCCATGGTTTTGACGCGGCCCATTGGGCTCCCACGCCATTTCTTGCTGCTTGAGTGCGTGGTGTTGTGGCAGTCAGACTGGGAGAGGAACAGAGAGAATTGTGGATCTGTCAATTTGCAGGGGAGTGGAATTGGATCCCAAGGACAAGGGGCAGAGGGTTGCAGAGCTGCAGCCTGCAGCAGGCGGGGAAGGGAAGAGGAGATCATGGGGTCTGGGATTGGAGCCTTACTGGTGCTTGTTGCAGCATGTCTAGCGTCTGCTCCGCCCTGCACTTCGGCTTCTTCCCGCAAGTAAGTTTCTTTTTCTTGCCTCTTGTTCTGACGGATTTGGATCTACACAGCTGTTGTTTCAGAAACCAGTTGGGGTGGGCTTATTGATTTGTTTTCTAGGATAGCATATGTAATTGAGTTCCCCTTCATTTATGCAACGTTTGTTGTTGTGGGAAATGTTGCTAATTATTATGCCTGCTCAAACCAATTAACTACATGTTCTTTGAAGGGTAGTCATAATATTGCCTCTAATATATGTTGATGTTTTTCATCTTTTTAGCTAATTAGGGATATGAATGAggtagaagggcaggcctggtgcagtggtgagagctgtctcaccgagtcaccaggtcgtggattcgaagcagcctctccgcagatttgcgAGGAGGCTTGCCTCGTTTttccccttccccagaccccactcatgtgggagcctccggcactgggtctgcccttttaggGATATGAATGAGGTGACCACATCAGATGATTAAATTGGTGTAAGAAATGACCAGTGGAACATGAAAGGCAGTACGAAATCAACTGCAGACAGACAAGCAATGCAATTAAAAGTACAATGAAAGTGAGAAATGGGGAAGAAATGGGATAGAAAGCTAATATATGCTGTAAATGTGAGAGGAGGATAGCTTGGAAATCAAGAGTACTGGGGTAGAAAGAACTAATGTAGAATTGAAATAACAGAGGAGATAACAGGAACCTGAGCTATAATAAGGATGTAGTAAAACATACTTCTCTAATTTTTTCAAGTTTCCCGAAGATTTTTGGTGTAATTCATTTACTTCTCTTCTACAGATTCGATTTGAGTATCACAGGACGAAATTTGGTGAACTCTACAGATGGCTCCTCTGCAACGTTACATTTTGGTTTTGATTCTTCAAAATCGAAACGACTCTCTTGGCATCCAAGGTATATTTCATCACTGCCCTCTATAGTTTGATAAACCAAAAGCTTATTTAGTTTCCATGTTTAATACAGTGCATCTATTATCCTGACTGCAAGGTTCATGAAATATCTTATCTTTGGATACTTATAATTTTGTGCCTGGAAATCTCGCTGCCTTGAAAATCATATGGCCCTGATTTGTTTTTTACTTCTGCCCCTTTTTTTTACTTGGAGGAGTACCTTGTTTCTTACCTTAATTCAGGGTCTTCTTGTATGAAGGTTTTCTTTCTGACATGGAGTGTGACCACTTGATATCTATGGTATTCCATTCTGCTTATCACTGACAATATGTTCTCATTGTCTTTGTGATTGAAGATAATATTTTCATTGTTGCAGGCACATGGTAAGAAGCAATCATCATTAGTTGTTGGTGGTAGTGCTGGAAATAATTCCCAGGATGCAAGCATCGAAGTGTTCATGGCTGATAGCAAAGTGAGCCTAACCTTCATTTCATGATATTCTGATGAGTGGTTCTTTTAGGATTTTGTAGAAAAGTTCATTCATAGAGACATTGAATCTCTTTGTTCAACAATTTAGTAGGAGTATTTGTCTGTGATCAAATTATCATCTGTGAGCTATGATGATAATTAAGAAATGTGCACGTTACCAGACACCAGTTAAATGAAACATCTGCCCCTTTCTGGTTATCAACCCattaaataaatgtgtatttctTCATGATTATTTACAATCTGCAGTAGTATATCATAGATGTTAACATATCAGCATAATTTGAAAGTCTGAATTTACTGTCTTTTTTTCTCATGGACAGTTCTGCTTTTAAATTGAAAGATTGTTTTAATCTTATTATATATCTTATCATCCTTATGAAGGACACAATTGTTTCAACAATTGAAGATAGGATATCAGTATGGAGCTTTCTTCCAAAAGGTACCACTTGGTTTACATGATCATGATCTACTCTTTTGTAATTCTGTGTAAACCTGCATTCTGTGTGCTGGGATATTGAATTTTTTAGTGTTCTTCAGATTTTGGAGAGAGTATGCAGATTTTGAAGTATGAGGTGAACAAAAGTGACTATAATAACTATGAACCTCAATCAAACAGTGGCCATGATAGGCTTGTGACAGTTTTGATGTATCTTTCTGATGTCAAGAGAGGTGGTGAAACTGCCTTCCCCAGATCTGAGGTAATATTGTTTTGCCATTGCACCTACTTGTGACGCCCCCTTTCCAGAATATTATGTGCTTTTACTCTATGCAtgatttgttctttttttttaatatttcaACTGATGTATGGAAGAAAAGTTCTTATACCAAACTATGTTTATAGCTTAAGGGCACCAAAGTTGAGCTAGCAGCGCCATCTGAATGTGCTGGTTATGCTGTACAACCTGTCAAGGGGAATGCAATTCTGCTATTCAATTTAAAGCCTGATGGAGTAATAGACAAGGATAGCCAATATGAAATGTGTTCTGTCCTCGAAGGTGAGGAATGGCTGGCCataaaacatatccatttgagAAAGATTGATACTCCAAAATCTTCATTGGTGTCCGAAGATGAGTGCACAGATGAAGATGATAGATGCGTCAATTGGGCTACTGGTGGGGAATGTGACAGGAATCCGATATTTATGATAGGAACTCCAGACTACTATGGGAGTTGTCGGAAGAGCTGCCGTGTGTGCTGAGTGTTTCAAGATTTTCCTGAGTAGAAACATGATTGTTGTAGGCAGAGAATGGCTCAACAAAGTTACATGGTGCTAGATTATTTTTACACTTGTCAGCAAATGTAATTTGGAACTCAAACCAAACACTACCTGAGTCTGGATGTTTAATTAAGTTTTTTGGATAGTTTTGAGTTCTTTGGATTGACTATAATGTGTCGCTTGCTAACTTTGTTCTATCAGGCATTGTGGAATGCAGTTCTTGATTCAGAGTTACATGTGAGCAGGGTTCTCTGATTCATGGATaatttggtcattttgtggtgTGAGCTTTATGTGTTCACTTTTTTGTTATGCAGACGCTTCATACTTTACACCCTTTGGAGTAGACCTCACCATGGGCCTCGGGggaggagaaaaaaaaaactgatccAATCCATCTCGACTGGTGCATCAGGTGGGTCAGACTCATGATTTTTGACCCGCAACAGTCATCGGGTCTCGAGCTAGCAAAAAAAATTGTCAGGTGTTTTGGGCCGGACCTAAACCTGATTTGAACTCATGTCTACTTTGCAGTTGCTCTAGACACAAAATGTGATGATTGCTTTTATTATGCCTCGTTTGAAACTTGTGATTTATTTTTCAGAATCCCGTGTTTTTTCTATTGTGAAATTAAACAACTTTTGTAAATTCCCAGTACGATTTCTATTCTAGCGTTTCAAACGGAGCCTTAACATAATCATGAAGTTTACTCTAGGGGGGCCAGTGCTTTAGTGTTATCCTTTGTAAGCCACCCCTAGAGCGCTGCCAAGGCGTGATGTAAACAACATTCTCTACCTTAATACAAAGACAAAGACGCGCAAGCATTTTGCGTGTTCGGAAAAAAAACGGAGCCCTAACTTTTTAATAGAGAAATTTCAGTATGATTTCCGACAATCCATCTTTGTTAGCTAGACATCTAATCGTGCACCATAACAAATACTTGCCAAACCTAGATGTTTCCTATTTGATCCCAAATCAAAATCTCAACAAAAATTCGGCCATAACTAGGTGATTGTTAGACAAACAACAAAAGGGGgttttttttgagaaaaacaTTCTAGTGACTACATACCACAAAACTAAGTATGAAATTCAAGTATAGCACGTACCTTTCTGGCGCCTTTGGTTGTGGTTCTTGATCCAAATATCTTAGGCCATCCAACTTTTTTTTGTCATGTTAGACCTCAAACATTGAACATAGCATCAAACCTAAATTCAATCAAGGTGAAACGTGTGAGAACAACAAGTTATGTTTTTAGGTAACGATGGATATGCTAGGCGCAAGGTTACATGAGGCACTAGCTAGGAATTGACCCTCTGCCTAGAGCCTAAGCAAGCCTACGTGTTTTAAGGCGTTTTGTATACATATACATTTACATATATTGCATCTAAAAAAAGAATAAACCAGAACAATGGGCTTAGTTTGGGAAAAGAAAGGCCCATCAAAGAGTCCAGCCCACCTTACCCACTCCCAACCTTGTCCATCCGCCTCTTCCTAGTTCCAGTTGCGCGCCCGCACTTGTCACCCGCCGCCTCTGCCTCCTCCCAGCCGTGCTCATCGACCACTGCCTCTGCCTCCTCCAGGACAAGCTCATTGCCCACGGCCTCTGCCCCTCCTCTCGGTGTCGGCCGCCCACCGCTAGCTTCCTCCTAGGCGCACTCACTGCCTCTGACGCCACCCGCCGTCACTCCCTCAAGCAACAGAGCTCTAGATCTAGGGGCATGCCGCCTATCCTCTACCTACCCCTTAGGCGAGGCGATGCCCCTCCGCCTAGTGCATAAGCGCGCGTAGGTGAACGCCTAATAGCACCTTTTGGAACATTGGCTACTAGATGAAGATGTCGCttagcactactacaaaaaacttAGTGGAGGTGGGCAAAATaggttaacggaggcgggcattgcaaccgcctccGTCCAAAGGTCTCCGTTAATATAGACCTATGGAGGCAGTTGCTTTGTCTGCCTTGGTTAACCTATTAACGTGCACCGGCGAGCCTGTTCCCAAGCTCGTCGGCGAGCTCGTTCCCAGCACACTAGCCAGATCTGGCCAGCGCCGGAGAAGGACCGAGCCTCGCGCCACCGCCACGTTAAAGAAGGGCCAAGCCTGCGCCGTGCCTCCGCCACCAGATCTGGTCACACCACCACCAGATCCGCCCCTCTAGAACCAGATCCACCGTCATCGAGGATGGGGAAGAAGCGTCGCTCACCAGATCCGCCGTCAGGGTGGGGAAGGGGTGCCATCGAGTCGGTTTTGCCGCTTAGGGGTGGAGCGGCACCACCGTGCTTGGTGGAGGAGTGGCGCCGCCACTGCAGCCTACTCAGGTTGGAGGAATGGCACCACCGCCATAGCCTGCTCGGTTTGGAGGAGGGGCGTCGACGCCGTGCTTGGTGGAGGAGGGGCTCCACTGCcagctcgggggggggggggggggtcgtcgCACACggggagaggaaggggcgccgCCATGCACGAGAGAAGGAGGGGTGCCGCCGCACACAGGAGAAGGAGGGCGCATGGGAAAAGGAGGGGGCGCCTTGCAGGGGCGCGCGGGGGAGGAGCTAAGAGAGATAAGTCAGGAAACCCTAACTCCTACTATTTATATAAGCCTGATAGGTGGTATGGTATGGGCTTTTGGCTGGGCCTTGGTATATTTATGGAGGCAGGCCTTATAAGGCGCCTGCCTCCGAAAATGGCCTCCATTTTTTGTCGTTAATAGATTATAGGAGGCGGTTATTTAGCGACCGTCTCCGTTAGAGCATTAACGGAGACGGACAGCTAAATCTGCCCTGCCTCCATTAATCTTTAACCGAGGTGGGCGCTTGGCCAATGGCCTTGCCACCGATTAATGGAGGCGGCCACCCAGCCCTCCCGCCTTGGATAATAAAAGGGCAGCGCCTCGCAAAATCTTTCCTGTAGTAGTGTAGATGGGAAAGTGGTTACCTTAATCAGAAGGATGGCGACAGAGAGCCAAGCAATGAGTAATGCTGATCCATAGCGATAAACCATGGCAGCGATGTCGAAGATGGGGAAAGTGGTTACCTATAGTTGGAAGGTTGGCGTCAGAGAAGCAAGTGACTAGTAGATCCACAATAACGAAGAGATGGTAGTGATACTAAGTGTAGTGAATTAAACATCATGTGACGACGCACATGGGGAAGGCAAAGACGATGGCCGTAGCAGGAAGAGCGGGCTCAGAGGGGGAGCTTACGACGGTGGCTATGGTGGTGGTAGGCAGGTGTggggatgtaccaaaaaaagagGAGTGGCGATGGCGCGGTTGTGTTAGGAGGGAAAGGGGAAAGACGCTAGAGGTGGTCTTATTAGGGTTTACATTGGCACAAATCTCAAAACAATTTGATAATTTCAACATCTAATAATATCAGAACAATCTTTTAATGTTCATTTTAATTACAAATATATCCTTTGATATTTTGTTAGGAAAGAGGGGGAAATGTGCTTGAGGTGGTCATATTAGGGTTTACCCCGGCACGAATCTCCAAACAACTCAACGGTTTCAACATCTAACTATATTATCAAGACAATCCTTTGAAATTGTGTTTATTACAAATACATCCTTTGAGTATTATTATAGGCAGCCTAGGGATCGGTATACGTTACTATTGACGTTTATATCCCTATCATTTTTTAAATATTACATGGTAGCCAATGCAGGTTGCAGGGTCACCCAAATGTTCTCCTAGACAGTGTGGTCCTGAGTCCTGACTTTCCCTTGTATCACCTAGGTCTCGTTCGTTTGGGGCAGTTTGACACCAGGATTCATTCCGGCTGATGAAATCTTATACAAATAAACTAACCATGCGGGGAACTGTTCCGGGCAGTGATAAAGACGAACGGGCCCTTACTGTAAAACCACCACCAAACCCCTGCTGGGCCGTCCGCTCCCGTCAGATCGGATCGATCACTCGACGAGACCTCTCACCTCCGCCAGTCGCcatggcggcgctgctgctgcgtAGGCTCGCCGGGTCCCACCGCGGCCGCGTGCCGCtgggggccgccgccgccgcagcctgcGGTGGAGCCGCGCTCTTCTACGCCTCGTCTTCCCCCACCGTTGTACGAAACTGAGAACTGCCTGCTGCTGCCCCCATTTCATTTCCCGGTTTT includes:
- the LOC136457651 gene encoding probable prolyl 4-hydroxylase 6, with protein sequence MVLTRPIGLPRHFLLLECVVLWQSDWERNRENCGSVNLQGSGIGSQGQGAEGCRAAACSRRGREEEIMGSGIGALLVLVAACLASAPPCTSASSRKFDLSITGRNLVNSTDGSSATLHFGFDSSKSKRLSWHPRVFLYEGFLSDMECDHLISMAHGKKQSSLVVGGSAGNNSQDASIEVFMADSKDTIVSTIEDRISVWSFLPKDFGESMQILKYEVNKSDYNNYEPQSNSGHDRLVTVLMYLSDVKRGGETAFPRSELKGTKVELAAPSECAGYAVQPVKGNAILLFNLKPDGVIDKDSQYEMCSVLEGEEWLAIKHIHLRKIDTPKSSLVSEDECTDEDDRCVNWATGGECDRNPIFMIGTPDYYGSCRKSCRVC